A genome region from Anopheles stephensi strain Indian chromosome 2, UCI_ANSTEP_V1.0, whole genome shotgun sequence includes the following:
- the LOC118504685 gene encoding uncharacterized protein LOC118504685 has product MARGAITLLWINLICLISVAVCTPDAAPKNGDRSDMQLAGETMLSEQLFAIIDLYKQEDPVGLPGATIPDPMPIPEIKQSFSFAKMHLRNVLAHGMSRFRIRYFHTELNSMSVTTQISIDEITVNGNYTMSTFFNRAEGPFTVLMRNVLTKANVSLAVERDGTLRTKDIELDIAFDDMAMDFQNLGFMGSIFQSVVNSASNLVYDTMKPFMLSEAYTKIRDEVDSRMLNITVEHDFVLPNSISPLDMAIGEMRGIVRAKGFDPFLVPDYNNTAGIVGMQTMHTWISGGSNFYRYGDISVTMQNNSATLGMHVATQRIVGSTQWEVSIGRGMLSHAGRAQFTVEHIRVEFQVEQPLDLRKQLKLKDIQLELGNIQVRCDGAGTLDYVIEAAVNILPNLLRYQIMDAIENPLRMRIQEKLDCIDTEALVRKYVKQYEQNAINIDLQDFELCEVKFAV; this is encoded by the exons ATGGCAAGAGGAGCAATCACCCTATTGTGGATCAATTTGATCTGTCTTATCAGTGTGGCTGTGTGCACCCCGGACG CGGCGCCCAAGAATGGCGACCGGTCCGACATGCAGCTGGCGGGCGAAACGATGCTCTCGGAGCAACTGTTCGCCATCATCGATCTGTACAAGCAGGAGGATCCGGTCGGGCTGCCGGGCGCTACCATTCCCGATCCGATGCCCATTCCGGAGATAAAGCAATCGTTCTCCTTCGCCAAGATGCATCTGCGCAATGTGCTGGCCCACGGGATGTCCCGCTTCCGCATCCGGTACTTCCACACCGAGCTGAACAGCATGTCCGTCACGACGCAGATTTCGATCGACGAGATCACGGTCAACGGGAACTACACGATGAGCACGTTCTTTAACCGTGCCGAGGGTCCGTTCACGGTGCTGATGCGCAACGTGCTGACCAAAGCCAACGTTTCGCTGGCCGTCGAGCGGGACGGTACGCTGCGCACGAAGGACATCGAGCTGGACATTGCGTTCGACGATATGGCGATGGACTTTCAGAACCTTGGCTTCATGGGCAGCATTTTCCAGAGTGTGGTCAACTCCGCGTCCAATCTGGTGTACGACACGATGAAACCGTTCATGCTGTCCGAGGCGTACACGAAGATCCGTGACGAGGTCGACAGCCGGATGCTGAACATAACGGTCGAGCATGACTTCGTTCTGCCCAATTCGATCTCACCGCTTGATATGGCGATCGGGGAGATGCGCGGCATCGTCCGCGCCAAGGGATTCGATCCGTTCCTCGTGCCGGACTACAACAACACGGCCGGTATCGTTGGCATGCAGACGATGCACACGTGGATCAGCGGAGGGTCCAACTTCTACCGGTACGGCGACATCTCCGTCACGATGCAGAACAACTCGGCCACGCTCGGGATGCACGTGGCAACGCAGCGCATCGTTGGCTCAACGCAATGGGAGGTGTCGATCGGGCGCGGTATGCTGTCGCACGCCGGCCGGGCACAGTTTACGGTGGAGCACATACGCGTCGAATTTCAGGTCGAGCAACCGTTGGATCTGCGCAAGCAGCTCAAGCTGAAAGACATTCAGCTCGAGCTCGGCAACATCCAGGTACGCTGCGATGGGGCCGGTACGCTCGACTACGTCATTGAGGCCGCAGTCAACATACTGCCGAATCTGCTGCGGTACCAGATAATGGATGCGATCGAAAATCCGCTCCGCATGCGCATACAGGAGAAGCTGGACTGCATAGATACGGAGGCGCTGGTGCGGAAGTACGTGAAGCAGTACGAGCAGAACGCGATCAACATCGATCTGCAGGACTTTGAGCTTTGCGAGGTGAAGTTTGCGGTGTGA
- the LOC118504683 gene encoding eukaryotic translation initiation factor 3 subunit A, whose protein sequence is MSRYVQRPENALKRANEFIDVGKKARALDTLQEVFRAKKWNYNWSESVIEPVMFKYLDLCVELKKSHIAKEGLFQYRNMFQLVNVGSLENVIRGYLKMAEERTEQAQQQSSQAILDIDDLDNLASPESILMSAVCGEDAQDRSDRTILLPWVKFLWESYCQCLELLKVNSHCETLYHDIARMAFQFCLKYNRKMEFRKLCEKLRKHLEDICKVSSQTANVSISKPETQQLNLETRLHQLDSAIQMELWLEAYKAIEDIHGLMALSKKTPLPKTMALYYTKLAMVFWKAGNQLFHASALLKLFQLSRDMKKNVTAEEIQRMTTHVLIATLAIPLPSAHPEFDRFIETDKSPMEKAQRLAFLLGLQQSPSRALLLKELIRLNVLQLAAPQFRHLYQLLEVEFDPLNLCEQVQKIVDDIEADPNSVYGQYVQALKDVTLVRLVRQISQVYQTIEFPRLLELAKFADYHHLERILVDCVRHNDMQITIDHRNGCVHFGTDLSENQREDHPDGPTLQSMPSEQIRSQLVNMSVVLHRAIATINPDRKKAERERLRGQMVHQYKENADKEHQRILQRQKKIEDRKEYIERMNQEREEEELRQQEEQARMLKLAEQRRLEAENEERERKRHENELQMMKERNMKEKIEQIKQTATGQKLLKKLDEEEIRKLNTEEIAAREAEERLKERKAHENNLKSQEKKIDYFERAKRLEEIPLIEKYLQDRSVQDKEFWEKQEASRIEAAIAERKNAEACQERLKRMLPDRDVYWQQLKNERGNQFAEKLKQFNQALEEERKRRLADRVVKRREERRMKWLKEKEEERRRIEEEIRKQKEEADRIERERRAEERRIADEKNRQLAEKQLAIAEEVERRRKEELEQKRTEETEARRDWRTGGGGAGGGGAGGASAAASEPKPEDSWRRGPAAASANASADEPKKNVWQGSGRYGPGPRDRAGAGETGAKDKWRSGPEDHEKERDGGGMRRGGDMRRGQDDRGPIRRGGDDRGDRDDRGPMRRGVGGAPPSSGAPRRGDDRPGDRGFNRDRRDDRRDDRGPRGGDRDRDNTWRRGPAESNDENRRGPGQQRDEGRQDTWRNTRQEPAPKPKEERPQREPRPQENAPPRNNAGPDDDGWTDVKHR, encoded by the exons ATGTCTCGCTACGTGCAACGTCCGGAAAACGCTCTGAAAAGAGCGAACG AATTTATCGATGTGGGCAAGAAGGCGCGTGCCCTGGACACGCTCCAGGAGGTGTTCCGGGCGAAGAAATGGAACTACAACTGGTCGGAGTCGGTGATCGAGCCGGTCATGTTCAAGTATCTGGACCTGTGCGTGGAGCTGAAAAAGTCTCACATCGCGAAGGAGGGTCTGTTCCAGTACCGTAACATGTTCCAGCTGGTGAACGTGGGTTCGCTTGAAAATGTGATCCGCGGTTACCTGAAGATGGCCGAGGAGCGCACGGAACAGGCGCAGCAACAGTCGTCCCAGGCCATCCTGGACATTGACGATCTGGACAATCTGGCGTCGCCTGAATCGATCCTGATGAGTGCGGTGTGCGGCGAGGACGCGCAGGACCGTTCCGATCGTACGATTCTGCTGCCGTGGGTGAAATTCCTGTGGGAAAGCTACTGCCAGTGTTTGGAGTTGCTGAAGGTGAACTCGCACTGCGAAACGCTGTACCACGACATTGCCCGGATGGCGTTCCAGTTCTGTCTGAAGTACAACCGCAAGATGGAGTTCCGCAAGCTGTGCGAGAAGCTGCGCAAGCATCTGGAGGACATCTGCAAGGTTTCGTCGCAGACGGCGAACGTGAGCATCTCGAAGCCGGAAACGCAGCAGCTCAACCTCGAGACGCGCCTGCATCAGCTCGATTCGGCCATCCAGATGGAGCTGTGGCTGGAGGCGTACAAAGCCATCGAGGACATTCACGGGCTGATGGCACTGTCGAAGAAGACACCGCTGCCGAAAACGATGGCACTGTACTACACCAAGCTGGCCATGGTGTTCTGGAAGGCGGGCAACCAGCTGTTCCACGCGTCGGCCCTGCTGAAGCTGTTCCAGCTGTCGCGCGACATGAAGAAGAACGTGACGGCCGAGGAAATTCAGCGCATGACGACGCACGTGCTGATTGCGACGTTGGCCATTCCGCTGCCATCGGCCCACCCGGAGTTCGATCGGTTCATCGAGACGGACAAGAGCCCGATGGAGAAGGCGCAGCGTTTGGCATTCCTGCTCGGTCTGCAGCAATCGCCGTCCAGGGCACTGCTGCTGAAGGAGCTGATCCGGTTGAACGTGCTGCAGCTGGCAGCGCCCCAATTCCGCCACCTGTACCAACTGCTGGAGGTGGAGTTCGATCCGCTGAATCTGTGCGAGCAGGTGCAAAAGATCGTGGACGACATTGAGGCGGACCCGAACTCCGTGTACGGACAGTACGTGCAAGCGCTGAAGGATGTTACGCTGGTGCGTTTGGTGCGCCAAATTTCGCAAGTATATCAGACGATCGAGTTCCCGCGCTTGCTCGAGCTGGCCAAGTTTGCCGACTACCATCATCTGGAGCGCATTTTGGTGGACTGCGTGCGCCACAACGATATGCAGATTACGATCGACCATCGCAACGGGTGCGTGCACTTCGGAACCGATCTGTCAGAGAACCAGCGCGAGGATCATCCGGACGGGCCGACGCTGCAGTCGATGCCCTCGGAGCAGATCCGTTCGCAGCTGGTCAACATGTCGGTGGTGCTGCATAGGGCCATCGCTACCATCAACCCGGATCGCAAGAAGGCCGAACGGGAGCGGCTGCGGGGGCAGATGGTGCACCAGTACAAGGAGAACGCGGACAAGGAGCACCAGCGCATCCTGCAGCGGCAGAAGAAGATCGAAGACCGCAAGGAATACATCGAGCGCATGAACCAGGAGCGCGAGGAGGAAGAGCTGCGCCAGCAGGAGGAGCAAGCGCGTATGCTGAAGCTGGCCGAACAGCGCCGACTGGAGGCGGAGAACGAGGAGCGCGAGCGCAAGCGGCACGAGAACGAGCTGCAGATGATGAAGGAGCGCAACATGAAGGAGAAGATCGAGCAGATCAAGCAGACGGCCACGGGCCAGAAGCTGCTGAAGAAGCTGGACGAGGAAGAGATCCGCAAGCTGAACACGGAGGAGATTGCGGCCCGCGAAGCGGAAGAGCGGCTGAAGGAGCGTAAGGCGCACGAGAACAACCTGAAATCGCAGGAAAAGAAGATCGACTACTTCGAGCGGGCCAAGCGGCTGGAGGAGATTCCGCTCATCGAGAAGTATCTGCAGGACCGCTCGGTGCAGGACAAGGAGTTCTGGGAGAAGCAGGAAGCGTCCCGCATTGAGGCAGCGATCGCCGAGCGCAAGAACGCGGAAGCTTGCCAGGAGCGGTTGAAGCGCATGTTGCCCGATCGCGACGTTTACTGGCAGCAGCTGAAGAACGAGCGGGGCAACCAGTTCGCCGAGAAGCTGAAGCAGTTCAACCAGGCGCTGGAGGAGGAGCGCAAGCGTCGGTTGGCCGATCGCGTCGTTAAGCGTCGCGAGGAGCGCCGTATGAAGTGGCtgaaggagaaggaggaggagcgGCGCCGCATTGAGGAGGAAATTCGCAAGCAGAAGGAGGAAGCGGATCGCATCGAGCGCGAGCGTCGTGCCGAGGAGCGCCGCATTGCGGACGAGAAGAACCGACAGCTCGCGGAGAAGCAGCTGGCCATTGCGGAGGAGGTGGAGCGCAGGAGAAAGGAGGAGCTGGAGCAGAAGCGCACCGAGGAGACGGAAGCCCGTCGTGACTGGCGtactggcggtggtggagctGGCGGTGGCGGCGCTGGTGGCGCTTCGGCCGCTGCAAGTGAACCGAAACCGGAAGACAGCTGGCGTAGAGGACCGGCAGCAGCTTCCGCTAATGCCTCCGCCGATGAACCGAAGAAGAATGTCTGGCAAGGTTCGGGCCGATATGGACCGGGGCCTCGCGACCGCGCCGGTGCTGGTGAAACGGGTGCTAAAGACAAGTGGCGCTCGGGACCGGAAGATCACGAGAAGGAGCGCGACGGCGGCGGTATGCGCCGGGGCGGAGACATGCGCCGCGGACAGGACGACCGTGGACCGATCCGTCGCGGTGGTGATGACCGTGGTGACCGGGACGATCGTGGCCCAATGCGTCGCGGTGTTGGCGGTGCTCCACCATCGTCTGGAGCTCCGCGCCGTGGAGATGATCGTCCGGGTGATCGTGGCTTCAATCGCGATCGTCGTGACGATCGTCGTGATGATCGTGGCCCGCGCGGCGGTGACCGTGATCGGGATAACACTTGGCGGCGCGGCCCAGCCGAAAGCAACGATGAGAACCGACGTGGCCCGGGACAGCAGCGTGACGAAGGACGACAGGACACCTGGCGCAACACCCGACAGGAGCCTGCACCCAAACCGAAAGAAGAACGACCACAGCGTGAACCTCGCCCGCAGGAAAATG CTCCGCCACGCAACAACGCCGGCCCAGACGACGACGGATGGACGGATGTGAAACACCGTTAA
- the LOC118504686 gene encoding AN1-type zinc finger protein 2A, with amino-acid sequence MEFPNLGKHCSEQFCNKLDFLPMKCDACGAIFCSDHFSYKDHACPSAYKKDVQVPICPLCGDPVPTPRDVSPDVTVGAHIDRFCKSDRKKIYTNRCSYRNCKKKELIPVNCSVCRLNFCLKHRHTTDHDCQGPAAGQRNLVATAAIQRQTAKPASSGGPFAAFRPSVSTSSSAIRTHTASANEHIAIVQGGMSEDEALARAIALSMQEEEQQQAQLRQSQQDRNSSNTPRRIAVGNGSGTGAAKDRCNLS; translated from the exons ATGGAGTTCCCGAATTTGGGCAAACACTGCTCGGAGCAGTTCTGCAACAAGTTGGACTTTTTGCCGATGAAGTGCGACGCCTGTGGTGCCATATTTTG CTCCGATCACTTCAGCTACAAGGACCATGCGTGCCCTTCAGCGTACAAAAAAGACGTGCAAGTTCCTATCTGTCCCCTGTGCGGTGATCCAGTTCCGACGCCCCGCGATGTGTCGCCCGATGTGACCGTGGGAGCGCACATAGATCGGTTCTGCAAATCGGATCGAAAGAAAATATACACCAACCGCTGCTCGTACCGCAACTGCAAGAAGAAGGAACTCATCCCCGTGAACTGTAGCGTGTGTCGGTTAAACTTTTGCCTGAAGCATCGTCACACGACGGACCATGACTGTCAAGGACCAGCGGCGGGTCAACGGAATCTCGTAGCAACGGCCGCCATTCAGCGACAAACCGCTAAACCAGCTTCATCTGGCGGACCATTCGCAGCCTTTCGACCAAGCgttagcaccagcagcagtgcgATCAGAACACATACCGCCAGTGCAAACGAACACATTGCCATTGTCCAGGGCGGAATGTCGGAGGATGAGGCCTTAGCCCGTGCGATTGCGTTGTCCATGCAGGAAgaggaacagcagcaggccCAGTTGCGGCAAAGTCAGCAGGACCGTAATTCCTCCAATACCCCACGCCGAATCGCCGTTGGCAATGGCAGTGGAACCGGTGCCGCCAAAGATAGGTGCAATCTGTCGTGA
- the LOC118504687 gene encoding vacuolar protein sorting-associated protein 29, which yields MLVLVLGDLHIPHRCSSVPAKFKKLLVPGRIHHILCTGNLCSKESYDYLKTLANDVHIVRGDFDENTNYPEQKVVTVGQFRIGLSHGHQVVPWGDPEALALIQRQLDVDILISGHTHKFEAYEHENKFYINPGSATGSYNPLDTSVIPSFVLMDIQSTTVVTYVYQLVGDDVKVERIEYKKN from the coding sequence ATGCTGGTGCTAGTGTTAGGCGACCTACACATTCCCCACCGGTGCAGCAGTGTTCCGGCCAAGTTCAAGAAGCTGCTGGTTCCGGGGCGTATACATCACATTCTCTGCACGGGCAATCTGTGCAGCAAGGAATCGTACGACTATCTGAAAACGCTCGCCAACGATGTGCACATCGTGCGGGGTGATTTCGACGAGAATACCAACTACCCGGAACAGAAGGTCGTTACGGTGGGACAGTTTCGAATCGGACTTTCACATGGCCATCAGGTGGTACCGTGGGGTGATCCGGAAGCGCTAGCGCTCATCCAGCGACAGCTCGACGTGGACATACTGATATCGGGCCACACGCATAAGTTCGAGGCGTACGAGCACGAGAACAAGTTCTACATCAATCCGGGCTCGGCAACCGGTTCCTACAACCCACTGGACACGTCCGTCATCCCGTCCTTTGTGCTGATGGACATCCAGAGCACGACGGTCGTAACGTACGTGTACCAGCTGGTGGGGGACGACGTGAAGGTGGAACGAATTGAGTATAAGAAGAATTGA
- the LOC118504684 gene encoding eukaryotic translation initiation factor 3 subunit D gives MSETISCTPEIATFEAPQLQCNEDSWGPCELPEAFKDIPYQPFSKSDRLGKISDWTGTAQTDKKFSNKYASQFGGGSQYAYFHEEDETTFHLVDSARIQKPPHQRGRFRGNMRNNRSGRGRGARGGVQVGGMTTLSKSASKLRDQRRGTTRKWGMRGPPPKIRDASVTVRPDWVTIEEMDFPRLAKLSLPSVKEGEDIMTCGTLEYYDKTYDRVNVKNERPLQSVDRIFHTVTTTDDPIIRQLSKTQGNVYATDAILATIMCCTRSNYSWDIVIDKIGGKLFMDKRDNTEFDLLTVNETASEPPQEDGSSLNSPRNLAIEATFINHNFSQQVLKSGEKEPKYKFDQPNPFIGDDEDGEVASVAYRYRKWDLNNGITLVARCEHDAVLKMPQGDTQFLTIKALNEWDSKIANAVEWRQKLDTQRGAILANELRNNSCKLAKWTVQALLAGSDQLKFGYVSRAHVRDSSKHVILGTQQFKPQEFANQINLSMDNAWGILRCIIDICMKQKDGKYLIMKDPNKPMVRLYDIPDNTFDSDEEGEEGDDGEAFQPMYGFSAAAPSSAAAAQSNTTATAADQSEKASG, from the exons ATGAGCGAAACGATTAGCTGTACGCCGGAGATTGCGACGTTCGAGGCGCCGCAACTCCAATGCAACGAAGATAGCTGGG GTCCTTGTGAGCTGCCCGAAGCGTTCAAGGACATTCCGTACCAGCCGTTCAGCAAGAGCGACCGTCTAGGAAAGATCAGCGACTGGACGGGCACGGCCCAGACGGACAAGAAGTTTTCGA ATAAGTACGCATCCCAGTTCGGTGGAGGCAGCCAGTACGCTTACTTCCACGAAGAGGATGAGACGACATTCCATCTGGTTGATAGTGCGAGGATCCAGAAGCCGCCGCACCAGCGGGGTCGCTTCCGTGGCAACATGCGCAACAATCG CTCGGGTCGcggtcgtggtgcccgtggtggCGTGCAGGTCGGTGGCATGACCACCCTCTCCAAGAGTGCGTCCAAGCTGCGTGACCAGCGTCGTGGTACTACCCGTAAGTGGGGTATGCGTGGACCACCGCCAAAGATTCGCGATGCCTCGGTTACGGTACGTCCGGATTGGGTAACGATCGAAGAGATGGACTTCCCGCGGTTGGCCAAACTGTCGCTGCCGAGCGTGAAGGAAGGCGAGGACATCATGACTTGCGGTACGCTCGAGTACTACGACAAAACGTACGATCGCGTCAACGTTAAGAACGAGCGTCCGCTGCAGAGCGTCGACCGTATCTTCCACACCGTCACGACGACGGACGACCCGATCATCCGTCAGCTGTCGAAGACGCAAGGAAACGTGTACGCGACCGATGCCATCTTGGCCACGATTATGTGCTGCACACGCTCGAACTACTCGTGGGACATTGTGATCGATAAAATCGGCGGCAAGCTGTTCATGGACAAGCGCGACAACACCGAGTTCGATCTGCTGACTGTGAACGAGACGGCAAGCGAGCCACCGCAGGAGGATGGAAGCTCGCTGAACTCACCGCGTAACTTGGCCATCGAGGCCACGTTCATCAATCACAACTTCAGCCAGCAGGTGCTGAAGAGCGGCGAAAAGGAACCGAAGTATAAGTTTGACCAGCCCAACCCGTTCATCGGTGACGATGAGGATGGTGAGGTGGCCAGCGTTGCCTACCGCTATCGCAAGTGGGATCTGAACAATGGTATTACGCTCGTGGCTCGGTGCGAGCATGACGCCGTGCTGAAGATGCCACAGGGCGACACCCAGTTCCTGACGATCAAGGCACTGAACGAGTGGGACTCGAAGATTGCGAATGCCGTCGAGTGGCGCCAGAAGCTGGACACGCAGCGCGGTGCCATCCTGGCGAACGAGCTGCGCAACAACTCGTGCAAGCTGGCCAAGTGGACGGTGCAGGCCCTGTTGGCCGGTTCCGATCAGCTCAAGTTCGGATACGTGTCCCGTGCGCACGTGCGCGACTCGTCCAAGCACGTCATCCTCGGCACGCAGCAGTTCAAACCGCAAGAGTTCGCTAACCAGATCAATCTGAGCATGGACAATGCGTGGGGCATTTTGCGCTGCATCATCGACATCTGCATGAAGCAGAAGGACGGCAAGTATCTGATCATGAAGGATCCGAACAAGCCGATGGTGCGCCTGTACGACATCCCGGACAACACGTTCGATTCGGATGAGGAGGGAGAGGAGGGCGATGATGGGGAAGCTTTCCAGCCGATGTACGGCTTTTCGGCTGCAGCGCCGTCGAGTGCTGCCGCCGCTCAATCCAACACGACCGCCACCGCAGCGGACCAGAGCGAAAAGGCGAGCGGTTAA